A genomic window from Fibrobacterota bacterium includes:
- a CDS encoding right-handed parallel beta-helix repeat-containing protein, which produces MPQLRKTSLRTALAALTLAACGWSKNIHVSVAGNDQAAGTIGAPLATLAKAAANSAPGDTILIRGGTYKLNAQLDPKSGTSENARITYKAFPGETVLVDGQDGYCMSLTSRSWLTFDGIRFTTRDTAVGAGMVYFENTRHILFQNCEIYGMPSEHGSENSAVIRCMSTGWPDTADVENSDSCVFRNNHFHDNASPAMRLYDTKGWVIENNRFENCKHAIGGKDEPYGMLIRRNLVIGGELAFYFPMQGGGDGVTITENIVVGTDGGMNIGGLGTYDNQRRNVKMFNNTFYNVGTWLFGWSDPKFDTLTAFWNNIIHSDIALNIPAGADVGSRFISVGKYATERMEPTDYSFDYNNYSMPSNDRSTPFIDGRVSYPDLAAWRTARAPFDAHSIAADPLFVNQTARDFHLAASSPCKGAGKNGEDLGAYPRGDDGTVIGILPGAGTSIRRAASGGHGNRIPSENGYFANGRAAERPANRLGNGSVVAPFGAH; this is translated from the coding sequence TTGCCTCAACTTCGGAAAACCTCCCTCAGAACCGCCCTGGCCGCCCTGACCCTGGCCGCTTGCGGCTGGTCCAAGAACATCCACGTCTCCGTCGCCGGAAACGACCAGGCCGCGGGCACGATCGGCGCACCGTTGGCCACTCTTGCGAAGGCCGCCGCCAACAGCGCACCGGGCGACACGATCCTGATCCGCGGCGGCACGTACAAGCTGAATGCCCAGCTCGACCCGAAATCGGGGACATCGGAGAACGCGAGGATCACCTACAAGGCATTCCCTGGCGAGACAGTTCTTGTTGATGGACAGGACGGCTACTGCATGAGCCTCACCAGCCGTTCCTGGCTCACCTTCGACGGCATCCGGTTCACCACGCGCGACACCGCGGTGGGCGCCGGGATGGTCTACTTCGAAAACACCCGCCACATCCTGTTCCAGAACTGCGAGATCTATGGGATGCCCTCCGAGCACGGGAGCGAGAACTCCGCCGTGATCCGCTGCATGTCAACGGGATGGCCGGACACCGCCGACGTGGAAAACTCCGACAGCTGCGTGTTCCGCAACAACCATTTCCACGACAACGCCTCCCCCGCCATGCGCCTGTACGACACCAAGGGATGGGTCATCGAGAACAACCGGTTCGAAAACTGCAAGCACGCGATCGGCGGGAAGGACGAACCTTACGGGATGCTGATCCGTCGCAACCTGGTCATCGGCGGCGAACTTGCCTTCTATTTCCCGATGCAAGGAGGAGGCGACGGCGTGACGATCACGGAAAACATCGTGGTCGGCACGGACGGCGGAATGAACATCGGAGGACTCGGGACCTACGACAACCAGCGGCGAAACGTGAAGATGTTCAACAACACCTTCTACAACGTGGGTACGTGGCTGTTCGGATGGTCGGATCCGAAATTCGACACCCTGACCGCCTTCTGGAACAACATCATCCATTCCGACATCGCCCTGAACATCCCCGCCGGCGCCGATGTCGGCTCGCGTTTCATCTCCGTGGGCAAGTACGCGACCGAACGCATGGAACCCACCGATTATTCCTTCGACTACAACAACTATTCCATGCCTTCCAACGACCGTTCGACCCCGTTCATCGATGGCCGCGTGTCCTACCCCGATCTGGCCGCGTGGCGCACCGCCCGCGCCCCGTTCGACGCCCATTCCATCGCCGCCGATCCACTTTTTGTCAACCAAACCGCCCGGGATTTCCACCTGGCCGCCAGCTCGCCCTGCAAAGGAGCCGGAAAGAACGGCGAGGACCTCGGCGCCTACCCGCGTGGCGACGACGGCACGGTGATCGGGATTCTCCCCGGTGCAGGGACATCGATCCGCCGGGCGGCTTCCGGAGGACATGGCAATCGGATTCCATCCGAAAACGGCTACTTCGCAAACGGGCGGGCGGCGGAACGACCCGCGAATCGATTGGGCAACGGCTCGGTGGTCGCACCGTTCGGAGCGCATTGA